One Diabrotica virgifera virgifera chromosome 3, PGI_DIABVI_V3a genomic window carries:
- the LOC126882221 gene encoding uncharacterized protein LOC126882221 has protein sequence MPRRKKGGDLASSAAKRRKQKEHRRNETEEEREARLQNQRTRMRTLRSTKNEERKENESIEESRILKDNLTKEAFHYEPTKKYYNHKHVVIGKMDNICQFCHAKKFSKETAGLCCMNGKIRLPPLEAPPQEFLHYMTGETQESKHFLQNIRSYNSCFQMTSFGVTSTNTNRNKFEYVFSIQGQIYHKIDQKMKQQHILLKYFYK, from the coding sequence ATGCCTAGACGTAAAAAAGGAGGAGATCTTGCCAGTTCTGCAGCGAAACGGCGGAAACAAAAAGAACATAGAAGAAATGAAACGGAAGAAGAGCGCGAAGCACGTTTACAAAATCAACGAACTAGGATGAGAACTCTGAGAAGCacaaaaaatgaagaaagaaaAGAGAACGAAAGTATAGAAGAATCgagaattttaaaagataatttaaCAAAGGAAGCATTCCACTACGAACCGACGAAAAAATATTACAATCATAAACATGTTGTGATCGGAAAAATGGATAACATTTGCCAATTTTGCCACGCGAAAAAATTCAGTAAAGAAACAGCAGGTCTCTGTTGCATGAATGGAAAAATTCGACTACCACCACTGGAAGCACCTCCACAGGAATTTCTACATTACATGACCGGGGAAACACAAGAATcaaaacactttcttcaaaatATAAGATCATATAACTCCTGCTTTCAAATGACTTCTTTCGGTGTTACTTCGACCAACACTAatagaaataaatttgaatatgtATTTTCAATTCAGGGGCAAATTTATCACAAAATAGATCAAAAGATGAAACAACAGCACATTTTGCTAAAATACTTTTACAAATAG